A genomic stretch from Leptolyngbyaceae cyanobacterium includes:
- a CDS encoding chemotaxis protein CheB, with amino-acid sequence MNIEQPNQFTKDTDDSTDLISVARLHQQAFDIVALAASANGINAIIQILSQLPPSFPVPIVVVQHLSPNYPSYLPQIFDCRTLLKVKSAEDGEKLNPSTVYVAPPNYHLLAKPDGTLALNQTPKVHFVRPSADILFDSVAESYRERAIAVVLTGADMDGSNGVRSIKKMGGKVIAQDKNTSTIFGMPAAAIETGCVDFILPLGEIAAAIANLVMKGAIV; translated from the coding sequence CTAAGGATACTGATGATTCAACCGATTTAATTTCAGTCGCTCGCTTACATCAACAAGCTTTTGATATTGTAGCACTAGCGGCTTCTGCCAACGGCATTAATGCTATAATTCAAATTCTTTCTCAATTACCCCCTTCTTTTCCCGTTCCTATTGTGGTCGTCCAACATTTATCTCCTAATTATCCAAGTTATTTACCTCAAATTTTTGACTGTCGAACTTTGTTAAAAGTAAAGTCAGCCGAAGATGGTGAAAAACTAAATCCATCAACAGTTTATGTTGCACCACCAAATTATCATTTATTAGCGAAGCCTGACGGAACGCTTGCACTTAATCAAACACCCAAAGTACATTTCGTGCGTCCGTCTGCTGATATATTATTTGATTCAGTGGCCGAAAGTTACCGAGAAAGAGCGATCGCAGTAGTTTTGACGGGTGCTGATATGGATGGTTCTAACGGAGTACGATCGATTAAAAAGATGGGCGGTAAGGTAATCGCCCAAGATAAAAACACATCTACGATTTTTGGGATGCCAGCTGCGGCGATCGAGACTGGCTGCGTAGACTTTATCTTGCCATTAGGGGAAATCGCAGCAGCAATAGCGAACTTGGTGATGAAAGGAGCGATCGTATGA